DNA from Leptospira mayottensis 200901116:
AACTCGGATTGTTCTTCAGAGGATTTTTGAGGGAATTTAAAATTGAAAACGAAGCGATCACAGGAGGAATTTATTCCAGCGTTGTACCGACATTAAATCCGATCTTAGAGAGAATGTTTCAGGATTGGTTTAAGATTGAGGCGATTCGAGTTCACTACCAGATGAAACTTCCTTTTTCGATTTCTTATCCGAGACCTTATGAAATTGGAGCCGATCGACTTGTAAACGCTGCGGCTTGTGTGATCGATTCACCTGGCAAATTCATAATTATTGATCTGGGAACTGCGACTACATTTTGTGTAGTGAGTGAAAAGCCCGAATATCTTGGAGGGGTAATCGCACCTGGTTTAAAAGTTTCCATGGACGCTTTGACAAGAAACACTTCTCAGCTTCCTCCTATTGTTTTTCAGTCTCCCGAAAAAATTTTGGGAGATTCTACGATCGAATCGATTCAGGC
Protein-coding regions in this window:
- a CDS encoding type III pantothenate kinase; translated protein: MLLVVDVGNTNTVFGIFENGKNVPLFHKRTVTRKDRTSDELGLFFRGFLREFKIENEAITGGIYSSVVPTLNPILERMFQDWFKIEAIRVHYQMKLPFSISYPRPYEIGADRLVNAAACVIDSPGKFIIIDLGTATTFCVVSEKPEYLGGVIAPGLKVSMDALTRNTSQLPPIVFQSPEKILGDSTIESIQAGFFFGWIGLLEGIIREIKKDKGEDYRVIGTGGLVTVIDAAHPGIFDKIDPLLTLRGLQILHKMNS